A stretch of the Actinomyces faecalis genome encodes the following:
- a CDS encoding ABC-ATPase domain-containing protein, translating into MSEYGPTSGGSGHRGRGDRGYRGGPGGRRSSRDNLRGEGRDRRGSRSGESRRRYDDEPRDGVLADLVGHLHALDNRSYAAYKAIVGRYTVPEGWTLYVDRVQPDPYAPPTQIRVLAPADLPSLALLTAHDLLATADRRLALADFLTRELHAGFKGTSLSIAAPGQEILQRTSVILAMSQDDENRPSRSTQDDATQQAAGASAWTIEIRARVALPARGRSIQGHEASRIFGRDLTREVDAALDLTGQRAERLLAHVAALEDHRALTEAVMTNGWVSFLADGSLLPRRSGVSDEPMRSGGLPLTAPDSLAVTVTLPHAGTVRGTAVGAGVTLVVGGGYHGKSTLLSAIERGVYPHVPGDGRELVATVPDAVKVRAADGRAVTGVDLTPFISHLPGERDTSSFTTKNASGSTSQAASLIEAVEAGASALLLDEDTSATNLLIRDRRMRALVADEREPITPLVDRVSALAEQRGVSTVLVMGGSGDYLDVADRVLLLDSYQLRDATEAAARVVASQPRETTALADFAEPAARVPLPAPERSRRGPVRTRSRGTDVLTLDREDIDVSDVAGIIDPGQAEAIAFALRALLEQRFDGSSCLAQCLEDLEALLDDEGLDAIAAPGHRPAFFARPRMVDVAAAVNRYRSLELV; encoded by the coding sequence ATGAGTGAGTACGGACCTACCTCTGGAGGAAGCGGGCATCGCGGTCGGGGTGATCGCGGGTACCGAGGTGGTCCTGGCGGGCGCCGCAGCAGCCGCGACAACCTGCGCGGCGAGGGCCGTGACCGCCGCGGCTCCCGCTCCGGGGAGTCACGCCGTCGTTATGACGACGAGCCGCGCGACGGCGTGCTGGCAGACCTGGTCGGACACCTCCACGCCCTGGACAACCGGTCCTACGCCGCGTACAAGGCGATCGTCGGTCGCTACACCGTGCCGGAGGGGTGGACCCTGTACGTCGACCGGGTCCAGCCTGACCCCTACGCGCCACCGACCCAGATCCGCGTCCTGGCACCTGCCGACCTGCCGAGCCTCGCCCTGCTGACCGCGCACGACCTCCTGGCCACCGCTGACCGCCGGCTGGCCCTGGCCGACTTCCTCACTCGTGAGCTCCACGCCGGCTTCAAGGGCACCAGCCTGTCCATCGCCGCGCCCGGCCAGGAGATCCTCCAGCGCACCAGCGTCATCCTGGCGATGAGCCAGGACGACGAGAACCGTCCGAGCCGGAGCACCCAGGACGATGCGACGCAGCAGGCCGCCGGGGCCAGCGCATGGACCATCGAGATCCGTGCACGGGTCGCGCTGCCGGCTCGCGGCCGCTCCATCCAGGGCCACGAGGCCTCCCGTATCTTTGGCCGAGACCTGACCCGTGAGGTAGACGCTGCGCTGGACCTCACCGGGCAGCGAGCCGAGCGGCTGCTGGCTCACGTGGCTGCCCTGGAGGACCACCGGGCCCTGACCGAGGCGGTCATGACCAACGGCTGGGTGTCCTTCCTGGCCGACGGCTCGCTGCTCCCCCGCCGCTCCGGAGTTAGTGATGAACCCATGCGTTCCGGCGGCCTGCCTTTGACCGCCCCTGACTCCTTGGCCGTGACAGTGACGCTCCCGCACGCGGGCACGGTGCGAGGTACCGCGGTCGGCGCCGGCGTCACGCTCGTCGTGGGCGGGGGCTACCACGGAAAGTCGACCCTGCTGTCAGCGATCGAGCGGGGCGTCTACCCGCACGTGCCCGGCGACGGCCGCGAGCTCGTGGCTACCGTGCCCGACGCCGTCAAGGTCCGGGCCGCGGACGGGCGGGCCGTCACCGGCGTGGACCTCACGCCCTTTATCTCCCACTTGCCTGGGGAGCGTGACACCTCCAGCTTCACCACGAAGAACGCCTCGGGCTCGACCTCCCAGGCAGCCTCACTCATTGAGGCGGTTGAGGCTGGCGCCAGCGCCCTGCTGCTGGACGAGGACACCTCGGCGACAAACCTGCTCATCCGTGATCGCCGCATGCGGGCCCTCGTGGCCGACGAGCGCGAGCCCATCACCCCGCTGGTCGATCGCGTCAGCGCCCTGGCCGAGCAGCGAGGCGTCTCCACGGTCCTGGTCATGGGCGGCAGCGGTGACTACCTCGACGTCGCCGACCGAGTCCTGCTGCTGGACTCCTACCAGCTGCGCGACGCCACCGAGGCCGCCGCCCGCGTCGTCGCCTCCCAGCCGCGTGAGACGACGGCGCTGGCAGACTTCGCCGAGCCTGCTGCCCGGGTTCCGCTGCCGGCTCCTGAGCGCTCACGCCGTGGGCCGGTGCGCACGCGCTCGCGCGGCACCGACGTCCTGACGCTCGACCGCGAGGACATCGACGTCTCCGACGTCGCTGGCATCATCGACCCAGGCCAGGCGGAGGCGATCGCCTTCGCCCTGCGCGCCCTGCTGGAGCAACGCTTTGACGGCAGTTCCTGCCTGGCCCAGTGCCTGGAGGATCTGGAGGCGCTGCTGGATGACGAGGGTCTTGACGCCATCGCTGCTCCTGGGCACCGGCCAGCCTTCTTCGCCCGGCCACGCATGGTGGACGTTGCTGCTGCCGTCAACCGCTACCGGTCCCTGGAGCTGGTCTGA
- a CDS encoding exodeoxyribonuclease VII small subunit, translating into MSLTPDSFLATGDASADVASLSYEQAREELVGVVQRLEAGQVPLEDALSLWERGEALAARCQAWLDEARRRLDAVAQREDSHSGADH; encoded by the coding sequence ATGAGCCTGACTCCAGACAGCTTCCTCGCCACCGGTGACGCCAGTGCTGACGTCGCTTCCCTGTCCTACGAGCAGGCGCGCGAGGAGCTGGTCGGCGTCGTCCAGCGTCTTGAGGCGGGGCAGGTCCCCCTGGAGGACGCGCTGAGCCTGTGGGAGCGCGGCGAGGCACTCGCTGCACGCTGCCAGGCCTGGCTGGACGAGGCCCGTCGTCGTCTGGACGCCGTGGCTCAACGCGAGGACTCCCACTCCGGAGCCGACCACTAA
- the xseA gene encoding exodeoxyribonuclease VII large subunit: MTDQPSALQQARADAQRANPATARVPARLARETTADNPWPLALLSTKIDSYVAKMTPVWVEAQVVQLNRRAGMSFLTLRDLSAEISLRASMYRRDLVASEQAMGTGLSDGMRVVVHGRPTFWTRSGSFQLQVDQIRLVGTGDLLARIEQLRHVLAAEGLFAPERKRSLPFLPRVVGLVCGRDAKARDDVITNARLRWPGLPFEVREVAVQGVHAVSQVGAAIAELDARPEVDVIVVARGGGSVEDLLPFSDEGLVRAAAMCRTPLVSAIGHETDRPLLDDVADFRASTPTDAARRIVPDLAEETVGLDQARTRIRAVLARRVSEEQTHLDRVRERPVMTDPTVIVRDKETDLSQGRERLRRALATALDLAGADLRAETARLTALSPQGVLNRGYAILRKPGVGVVTSSEDLRKGDLIEGFLAHGRLVAQVVGTTKPASAAPKV; encoded by the coding sequence GTGACAGACCAGCCCTCCGCCCTCCAGCAGGCTCGGGCCGACGCCCAACGCGCCAACCCGGCCACGGCCCGCGTCCCTGCTCGCCTCGCACGTGAGACCACGGCAGACAACCCGTGGCCCCTGGCTCTGCTGTCGACCAAGATCGACAGCTACGTCGCCAAGATGACGCCGGTGTGGGTGGAGGCCCAGGTTGTTCAGCTCAACCGGCGTGCCGGCATGTCCTTCCTGACGCTGCGAGACCTGTCCGCCGAGATCTCACTGCGCGCCTCGATGTACCGCCGTGACCTTGTCGCCAGCGAGCAGGCGATGGGCACCGGGCTCAGCGACGGCATGCGGGTGGTGGTCCACGGCCGTCCGACCTTCTGGACCCGGTCCGGCTCCTTCCAGCTCCAGGTGGACCAGATCCGTCTCGTCGGCACCGGAGACCTGCTGGCACGCATCGAGCAGCTGCGGCACGTTCTGGCCGCCGAGGGGCTCTTCGCCCCGGAGCGCAAGCGTTCCCTCCCCTTCCTGCCCCGCGTGGTCGGACTGGTGTGCGGACGAGACGCGAAGGCTCGTGACGACGTCATCACCAACGCTCGCCTGCGCTGGCCGGGCCTGCCCTTCGAGGTGCGTGAGGTCGCTGTGCAAGGTGTCCACGCCGTCAGCCAGGTCGGCGCGGCGATCGCTGAGCTGGATGCCCGGCCTGAGGTCGACGTCATCGTCGTCGCCCGAGGCGGCGGGAGCGTCGAGGACCTCCTCCCCTTCAGCGACGAGGGTCTTGTCCGTGCCGCAGCGATGTGCCGTACCCCACTGGTCTCCGCCATCGGTCACGAGACCGATCGCCCCCTGCTCGACGACGTCGCTGACTTCCGTGCCTCCACCCCCACCGACGCCGCACGCCGTATCGTGCCGGACCTTGCTGAGGAGACTGTCGGCCTGGACCAGGCCCGCACCCGCATCCGCGCCGTGCTGGCTCGCAGGGTCAGCGAGGAGCAGACGCACCTGGACCGCGTGCGCGAGCGCCCGGTCATGACCGATCCCACCGTCATCGTCCGGGACAAGGAGACCGACCTGTCCCAGGGACGTGAGCGCCTACGGCGGGCACTCGCCACGGCGCTGGACCTGGCCGGCGCTGATCTTCGTGCCGAGACCGCCCGGCTGACTGCCCTGTCCCCCCAGGGGGTGCTCAACCGGGGCTACGCGATCCTGCGCAAGCCGGGCGTCGGCGTCGTCACCTCCAGCGAGGACCTGAGGAAGGGCGACCTCATTGAGGGCTTCCTGGCCCACGGACGCTTGGTGGCCCAGGTCGTCGGGACCACCAAGCCGGCGTCCGCCGCGCCGAAGGTCTGA
- a CDS encoding DNA recombination protein RmuC: MSSSVSTILLLVIGLLAGSVLGYALAVARHASARTSGRDGAARAQAEAAQWRARAEELSARAQLAEERADRDGSVLRALAPVRSQLEQVGTRVEQMERQRAGQHASLAEQLRARAEAERELLRTTTSLASALRSRSSRGMWGEVELARVLEISGMMPHVDFSEQRSVGSVLASRTSARSSSETTASRPDVVIHLPGGGYLALDSKAPMDAYLRACGVDGEPASAETERQALMKEHAKALRSHVDQLAARRYDRALGSSPELVVLFVPAEPVLAAALEADPLLLDHALGQGVALTSPASLLSLLRVCATAWARTAVTEDARELLELGRTLYERLGTVAGHLDALGSSLTRSVNAYNRSVASMESRLLVTARSFETLAASVPSPRSIAPDDAQVRSFATPELTTEPGTRARDENDG; this comes from the coding sequence ATGAGCTCTTCCGTTTCCACCATCCTGCTGCTGGTCATCGGTCTCCTGGCGGGCAGCGTCCTCGGTTACGCCCTGGCCGTGGCCCGCCACGCCTCGGCTCGCACCTCCGGCCGCGACGGCGCCGCCCGTGCCCAGGCGGAGGCCGCTCAGTGGCGTGCTCGCGCCGAGGAGCTGTCTGCGCGGGCCCAGCTGGCTGAGGAGCGAGCGGACCGGGACGGATCGGTCCTGCGTGCGCTGGCACCGGTGCGCAGCCAGCTGGAGCAGGTCGGCACACGGGTGGAGCAGATGGAGCGCCAGCGTGCTGGGCAGCACGCCTCGCTGGCGGAGCAGCTGCGTGCTCGTGCCGAGGCTGAGCGTGAGCTCCTACGGACGACGACCTCCCTCGCCTCCGCCCTGCGCTCGCGTTCCAGCCGCGGGATGTGGGGCGAGGTTGAGCTGGCCCGCGTCCTGGAGATCAGCGGGATGATGCCGCACGTCGACTTCAGCGAACAGCGCTCGGTCGGGTCGGTCCTCGCCTCCCGCACCAGTGCCAGATCCTCCTCCGAGACGACGGCGTCGCGTCCTGACGTCGTCATCCACCTTCCCGGTGGTGGCTACCTGGCTCTTGACTCCAAGGCGCCGATGGATGCCTATCTGCGCGCCTGCGGCGTGGACGGTGAGCCGGCCAGCGCTGAGACAGAGCGTCAAGCGCTCATGAAGGAGCACGCCAAGGCGCTGCGTTCCCACGTGGACCAGCTTGCGGCGCGTAGGTACGACCGCGCCCTGGGTTCCTCACCCGAGCTCGTGGTCCTCTTTGTCCCCGCTGAACCTGTACTGGCCGCGGCCCTAGAGGCGGACCCTCTGCTCCTGGACCACGCCCTGGGGCAGGGGGTCGCCCTGACCTCTCCCGCGTCCTTGCTCTCTCTGCTGCGCGTGTGCGCAACGGCCTGGGCTCGTACGGCTGTCACCGAGGACGCCCGTGAGCTTCTTGAGCTTGGGCGCACCTTGTACGAGCGCCTTGGGACGGTTGCCGGTCACCTCGACGCCCTGGGCAGCTCCCTGACCCGTAGCGTCAACGCCTACAACCGCTCCGTGGCCTCGATGGAGTCTCGTCTGCTTGTGACCGCCCGGTCCTTTGAGACCCTGGCCGCCTCTGTGCCGTCACCGCGAAGCATCGCCCCCGATGACGCACAGGTGCGTTCCTTCGCGACGCCAGAGCTCACCACTGAGCCAGGGACACGGGCACGAGATGAGAACGACGGTTGA
- a CDS encoding carbohydrate kinase family protein has product MTTHATPGPSGTALVIGEALVDVVLKEGADPQEIPGGSPANVALGLARLGRDTELDCWIGKDRRGLAVRAHLESSGVRLTPGSDAAERTSTAQASIGADGAATYLFDLDWDPPFPELTSDQAPLLVHTGSIAAILAPGTDTVRRTLEAYRATSTICYDPNARPQLMGEPEHARRTVEDLVALADLVKCSDEDIAWLYGVDSRSDEALEKVLQTWLELGAALVVVTRGKRGALALSASGARIEVPADPSVVVADTVGAGDSFMGGLEDGLWSEGLVGAEQREALRAIDAETLERVVRHAAAIADITVSRAGANPPTRAELAEA; this is encoded by the coding sequence ATGACCACTCACGCCACTCCCGGCCCTAGCGGTACCGCACTCGTCATCGGCGAGGCCCTGGTCGACGTCGTCCTCAAGGAAGGAGCCGATCCCCAGGAGATTCCGGGCGGCTCGCCGGCCAACGTCGCTCTGGGCCTGGCACGGCTCGGCCGTGACACCGAGCTCGACTGCTGGATCGGCAAGGACCGGCGAGGGCTCGCCGTGCGGGCTCACCTGGAGTCATCCGGCGTGCGACTGACCCCCGGATCTGACGCGGCGGAACGGACCTCCACCGCCCAGGCCTCGATCGGGGCCGACGGCGCCGCCACCTACCTCTTCGACCTGGACTGGGACCCTCCCTTCCCGGAGCTGACCAGCGACCAGGCCCCGCTGCTCGTCCACACCGGCTCTATCGCAGCGATCCTCGCCCCCGGCACGGACACTGTCCGCCGCACGCTGGAGGCCTACCGCGCCACCTCCACCATCTGCTACGACCCCAACGCCCGGCCGCAGCTCATGGGAGAGCCGGAGCACGCTCGACGCACGGTTGAGGACCTGGTCGCTCTGGCGGACCTGGTCAAGTGCTCTGACGAGGACATCGCATGGCTCTACGGAGTGGACTCCCGCTCGGACGAGGCCCTGGAGAAGGTCCTACAGACCTGGCTGGAGCTGGGCGCGGCGCTCGTCGTCGTCACCCGTGGCAAGCGGGGAGCCCTCGCACTGTCTGCCTCGGGAGCCCGGATCGAGGTTCCTGCTGACCCCAGCGTCGTCGTGGCCGACACGGTGGGCGCCGGCGACTCCTTCATGGGTGGCCTGGAGGACGGGCTGTGGAGCGAAGGGCTCGTCGGAGCCGAGCAGCGCGAGGCACTGCGCGCTATCGACGCCGAGACCCTGGAGCGCGTGGTACGACACGCGGCTGCCATCGCGGACATCACGGTCTCGCGGGCCGGGGCCAACCCGCCCACTCGTGCCGAGCTCGCTGAGGCCTGA
- a CDS encoding GNAT family N-acetyltransferase: METGRESEVQVRRCTVQDAAVLAQVCAETFRDTFAADNTPEDMEAFLAESYSPQVLAAELADPESAYWLATVDGQVAAYLKTNVGKAQTEPVEGRIPQPSLEVQRIYVRLPYKRRGLGARLMRVALDEARAHSAASIWLGVWERNTAALAFYERMGFTRFGEHVFEVGSDAQTDYLMVCSTDRLPAR; the protein is encoded by the coding sequence ATGGAGACGGGACGCGAGTCAGAGGTCCAGGTGCGGCGCTGCACGGTCCAGGACGCAGCCGTGCTGGCACAGGTCTGCGCCGAGACCTTCAGGGACACCTTTGCCGCAGACAACACGCCGGAGGACATGGAGGCCTTCCTCGCCGAGTCCTACAGCCCGCAGGTCCTTGCCGCCGAGCTTGCGGACCCGGAGAGCGCCTACTGGCTGGCCACCGTGGACGGGCAGGTGGCCGCCTACCTCAAGACCAACGTCGGCAAGGCGCAGACCGAGCCGGTGGAGGGCCGCATCCCGCAGCCGTCCCTGGAGGTGCAGCGGATCTACGTCCGCCTGCCCTACAAGCGCCGAGGGCTGGGAGCCAGGTTGATGAGGGTGGCGTTGGACGAGGCCCGAGCGCACTCAGCCGCCTCGATCTGGCTGGGAGTGTGGGAGCGCAATACTGCTGCCCTGGCCTTCTACGAGCGCATGGGGTTCACCCGCTTCGGTGAGCACGTCTTCGAGGTGGGCTCTGACGCGCAGACGGACTACCTCATGGTCTGCTCGACGGACCGGCTCCCTGCACGGTGA
- a CDS encoding isoprenyl transferase: protein MAGDNLVYEIYERRLAAQVDPQQVPRHVGVILDGNRRWAKQMGFGTSQGHKRGADKIEEFLGWAEDAGVRVVTLWLLSTDNLSRDPAELSPLLDIIAHAVEALADSGRWGLRLVGAVDLLPDPLVGRLQEAVASTRVAGGEREAGDERVQVNIAVGYGGRQEIADAVRELLRERAEAGATLEEVARTLSEEDITEHLYTKGQPDPDLVIRTSGEQRLSGFLLWQSVHSEYYFCEVYWPDFRRIDFLRALRDYSRRERRLGR from the coding sequence GTGGCTGGAGACAACCTCGTCTACGAGATCTACGAGCGCCGCCTGGCTGCCCAGGTTGACCCGCAGCAGGTGCCCAGGCACGTGGGCGTCATCCTTGACGGTAACCGCCGGTGGGCCAAGCAGATGGGGTTCGGTACCTCGCAGGGCCACAAGCGTGGCGCTGACAAGATCGAGGAGTTCCTGGGCTGGGCCGAGGACGCCGGTGTGCGTGTCGTGACCCTGTGGCTGCTGTCTACCGACAACCTCTCTCGCGACCCGGCGGAGCTCTCGCCGCTGCTCGACATCATCGCCCACGCCGTCGAGGCTCTGGCGGACTCGGGGCGCTGGGGGCTGCGTCTGGTCGGCGCGGTGGACCTCCTGCCGGATCCGCTGGTGGGGCGCCTGCAGGAGGCTGTCGCCTCGACACGAGTGGCGGGTGGTGAGCGGGAGGCTGGTGACGAGCGGGTCCAGGTCAACATCGCCGTCGGCTACGGCGGGCGTCAGGAGATCGCTGACGCCGTGCGCGAGCTCCTGCGGGAGCGGGCCGAGGCCGGAGCGACCTTGGAGGAGGTGGCTCGGACCCTGTCCGAGGAGGACATCACTGAGCACCTTTACACCAAGGGCCAGCCTGACCCGGACCTCGTCATCCGCACCTCGGGCGAGCAGCGTCTGTCGGGCTTCCTGCTGTGGCAGTCGGTGCACTCGGAGTACTACTTCTGTGAGGTCTACTGGCCGGACTTCCGGCGTATCGACTTCCTGCGTGCACTGCGTGACTACTCGCGCCGCGAGCGCCGCCTGGGGCGTTAG
- a CDS encoding GreA/GreB family elongation factor yields MAQDTEATSQGTWLTKDAYDRLTAELARRQEVDRKEIAQRVEAARQEGDLRENAGYHAAREEAALNEARIVQLTELLEKAEIGEVADDGTVSAGTIVTAKIGAKEQVFALGGQEITADVPEGVKVFSPDAPLGRALMGHKAGETVSYQAPNGKEIKAEIIDVKVL; encoded by the coding sequence ATGGCCCAGGACACGGAGGCCACCAGCCAGGGCACCTGGCTCACCAAGGACGCCTACGACCGGCTCACCGCTGAGCTGGCTCGGCGCCAGGAGGTGGACCGTAAGGAGATCGCCCAGCGTGTTGAGGCTGCCCGCCAGGAGGGTGACCTGCGCGAGAACGCCGGCTACCACGCCGCGCGTGAGGAGGCGGCGCTCAACGAGGCGCGAATCGTGCAGCTCACCGAGCTGCTGGAGAAGGCGGAGATCGGCGAGGTCGCCGATGACGGCACGGTCTCTGCCGGCACGATCGTCACTGCCAAGATCGGTGCCAAGGAGCAGGTGTTTGCTCTTGGCGGACAGGAGATCACCGCGGACGTGCCCGAGGGTGTCAAGGTCTTCTCGCCGGACGCCCCGCTGGGCAGGGCGCTCATGGGGCACAAGGCCGGGGAGACTGTCTCCTACCAGGCTCCGAACGGCAAGGAGATCAAGGCGGAGATCATCGACGTCAAGGTCCTGTGA
- the msrA gene encoding peptide-methionine (S)-S-oxide reductase MsrA, with product MTSQPARNTLIPGREETLLPEPGEHVVLGTPLSGPWPEGTEVIYLAGGCFWGVERFLWRQPGVLATAVGYMGGTTPNATYREVCTGETGHAETVRVAYDPAVVGEGAQVLLRTFWENHDSTRLNRHGNDIGTQYRSAVWTTTPQQAAAAHEIRDLFQGELTRLGMGQCVTTIDDAVSLYRDFGGPFYLAEEYHQGYLEKNPDGYCNHGPNGVTCPVGIASMPAQTDILAPDALEA from the coding sequence ATGACGAGCCAGCCCGCACGCAACACCCTGATCCCTGGCCGCGAGGAGACGCTGCTCCCCGAGCCCGGCGAGCACGTCGTCCTCGGCACGCCCCTGTCCGGCCCGTGGCCGGAGGGCACAGAGGTCATCTACCTGGCAGGCGGATGCTTCTGGGGCGTGGAGCGCTTCCTGTGGCGCCAGCCCGGCGTCCTCGCCACAGCGGTGGGCTACATGGGCGGCACCACCCCGAACGCGACCTACCGCGAGGTCTGCACGGGCGAGACCGGCCACGCCGAGACGGTGCGCGTCGCCTACGACCCGGCCGTCGTCGGCGAGGGCGCGCAGGTGCTGCTGCGCACCTTCTGGGAGAACCACGACTCCACCCGTCTCAACCGCCACGGCAACGACATCGGTACCCAGTACCGCTCCGCGGTATGGACCACGACCCCACAGCAGGCCGCAGCCGCCCACGAGATCCGCGACCTCTTCCAGGGCGAGCTCACCCGGCTCGGGATGGGGCAGTGCGTCACCACGATCGACGACGCCGTCTCGCTCTATCGCGACTTCGGCGGTCCCTTCTACCTGGCTGAGGAGTACCACCAGGGCTACCTGGAGAAGAACCCGGACGGCTACTGCAACCACGGCCCCAACGGCGTGACCTGCCCGGTCGGTATCGCCAGCATGCCGGCTCAGACGGACATCCTCGCACCCGACGCCCTGGAGGCCTGA
- the trhA gene encoding PAQR family membrane homeostasis protein TrhA, giving the protein MSTVSTVRDAATAAVRLVKPRLRGWIHACTTPLALAACIVLTVLAPGAARTWACAAYLVCSLLLFGSSGIYHLSNGYWPTRVSTALQRFDHANIFLLIAGTYTPLSVALLSPRTALVVLGIVWGGAAAGILTSLAWPTAPRWFATLLYILLGWVAVWFLPQLWASGGPAIVWLVLAGGIAYTIGGVIYARKRPDPFPRWFGFHEIFHVCTVVAWICHCVACYLAVLG; this is encoded by the coding sequence ATCAGCACCGTCAGCACGGTCAGGGACGCCGCCACCGCAGCGGTACGCCTGGTCAAGCCCCGTCTGCGCGGGTGGATCCACGCCTGCACGACCCCGTTGGCGCTGGCCGCCTGCATCGTGCTCACAGTCCTCGCCCCTGGCGCTGCACGCACCTGGGCCTGCGCCGCCTACCTGGTGTGCTCGTTGCTGCTGTTCGGCAGCTCGGGGATCTACCACCTGTCCAACGGTTACTGGCCGACCAGGGTCTCCACCGCTCTGCAACGGTTCGACCACGCCAACATCTTCCTCCTCATCGCCGGCACCTACACACCCCTGTCCGTGGCCCTGCTCAGCCCACGTACCGCGCTGGTCGTCCTCGGGATCGTGTGGGGAGGAGCGGCCGCCGGCATCCTCACCTCGCTGGCCTGGCCGACAGCGCCACGCTGGTTCGCCACGCTCCTCTACATCCTGCTGGGCTGGGTCGCCGTCTGGTTCCTGCCACAGCTCTGGGCCTCCGGCGGGCCGGCGATCGTATGGCTGGTGCTGGCCGGCGGCATCGCCTACACCATCGGCGGGGTCATCTACGCCCGCAAGAGGCCGGATCCCTTCCCTCGCTGGTTCGGCTTCCACGAGATCTTTCACGTGTGCACCGTGGTCGCCTGGATCTGCCACTGCGTGGCCTGCTACCTCGCGGTGCTGGGCTGA
- a CDS encoding 4-hydroxy-3-methylbut-2-enyl diphosphate reductase → MTEPAQTSGEGKRILLAAPRGYCAGVDRAVDAVEQALAHYGTPIYVRKEIVHNKYVVEALSKRGAVFVSETDEVPEGARVVFSAHGVSPAVHAQAQARHLQTIDATCPLVTKVHKQAVRFAQDDYDIILVGHTGHEEVEGTQGEAPEHIQVVNGPHEVDQVEVRDPQKVVWISQTTLSVDETMETVRLLRERFPHMIDPPSDDICYATQNRQVAVKTIAPQVDVMIVVGSGNSSNSVRLKEVALEAGAPAAYRVDDASEIDPAWLEHAQAVGLTSGASVPEILVRDVVSRLGDLGFDDVEQVRTATEKIAFSLPKNLRADLKAAAGQAPERHGRREPAADHTC, encoded by the coding sequence ATGACTGAGCCGGCGCAGACCTCCGGCGAGGGCAAGCGCATCCTGCTGGCCGCCCCGCGTGGCTACTGCGCTGGCGTGGACCGTGCTGTGGACGCCGTCGAGCAGGCTCTGGCGCACTACGGCACACCGATCTACGTGCGCAAGGAGATCGTGCACAACAAGTACGTGGTCGAGGCGCTGTCCAAGCGGGGAGCGGTCTTCGTCTCGGAGACGGATGAGGTGCCCGAGGGCGCGCGCGTGGTCTTCTCGGCCCACGGGGTCTCCCCGGCGGTGCACGCCCAGGCCCAGGCACGTCACCTGCAGACCATTGACGCCACCTGCCCTCTGGTGACCAAGGTGCACAAGCAGGCGGTGCGTTTCGCTCAGGACGACTACGACATCATTCTCGTCGGCCACACCGGCCACGAGGAGGTCGAGGGCACCCAGGGGGAGGCCCCGGAGCACATCCAGGTGGTCAACGGCCCTCACGAGGTGGACCAGGTAGAGGTCCGCGACCCCCAGAAGGTGGTGTGGATCAGCCAGACCACGCTCAGCGTGGACGAGACGATGGAGACCGTCCGCCTCCTGCGTGAGCGCTTCCCGCACATGATCGACCCGCCGAGCGACGACATCTGCTACGCCACTCAGAACCGTCAGGTCGCGGTCAAGACGATCGCGCCGCAGGTTGACGTCATGATCGTGGTGGGCTCTGGCAACTCCTCCAACTCGGTGCGCCTCAAGGAGGTCGCGCTGGAGGCCGGTGCCCCGGCGGCCTACCGGGTGGACGACGCCAGCGAGATCGACCCCGCCTGGCTGGAGCACGCGCAGGCCGTGGGCCTGACCAGTGGGGCGAGCGTGCCGGAGATCCTGGTGCGCGACGTCGTCTCGCGCCTGGGAGATCTCGGGTTTGACGACGTCGAGCAGGTGCGCACGGCCACGGAGAAGATCGCTTTCTCCCTGCCCAAGAACCTGCGTGCGGATCTCAAGGCGGCAGCCGGTCAGGCCCCTGAGCGACACGGGCGCCGTGAGCCCGCGGCCGACCACACCTGCTGA